A segment of the Prochlorococcus marinus XMU1412 genome:
TGAAGCAAGACGACTATTAAATTGAGGATCGGGAAGAATTGGTCTTTTTACTGCTGCATTTCGACGTGACATGTTTTAAAAAAGTGGTGTTTACAAATTAATCCTTTGGAGCTTTTGCTCCATACTTAGATCTGGATTGACGTCTATCTTTGACTCCAGCCGTATCTAAAGTTCCTCTTATTATATGATATCTAACGCCTGGCAAATCTTTTACTCTTCCACCCCTAAGTAGTACTACAGAATGTTCTTGCAAATTATGTCCAATTCCAGGAATATAAGCCGTCACTTCGAAACCAGAAGTTAACCTAACCCTAGCAACTTTTCTCAAAGCTGAATTAG
Coding sequences within it:
- the rpsL gene encoding 30S ribosomal protein S12; its protein translation is MPTISQLVSSERKSLTKKTKSPALKACPERRGVCTRVYTSTPKKPNSALRKVARVRLTSGFEVTAYIPGIGHNLQEHSVVLLRGGRVKDLPGVRYHIIRGTLDTAGVKDRRQSRSKYGAKAPKD